The genomic segment tttattttggaataattttagatttacagaaaagttgcgaAGACAGTATAGACAGTTTCCATGTACCCCTCATCCAGTTTCCCCTAATGTTATTCTCTTACATTAGCGTGGTATGTTTGTCAAGACTAAGAAACCTTATTTGCATGCTACTATTAACTGAACTCCAGACGTTATTTGGGTTTCACTAGTTTTAACTctcatattctttttctttccaggAGCCAACCTAAGGTACCACCTTGCATTTGTATGTGTATTTTAGATTTAAATAGTCTTATGGATTAAgtagaaaccccggtggcatagtggttaagagctatggctgctaaccaaaaggccggcagtttcaatccaccaggcgctgcttggaaaccctatgtggcagttctactctgtgctatatagtcgctatgagttggaatcaacttcatggcaatgggcgTGGCTTTTTTGGATGGGTATAGATTaaattcccccatgtgtctgtcagtttgtcatactgcgggaGTTGAGTGTTGCAATtttgttggaagctatgccatcagtattcaaataccagtaggtcacccaaggaggacaggtttcagctgatcttacagactaagacagactaggaagaaggtcctggcagtctacttctgaaaaaaaattagccagtgaaaaccttatgaatagcaggagaacactgacagatgtagtgccagaagatgagcccctcaggttggaaggcactcaaaagatgactggggaagagctgcctcctcgaagtagagttggccttaatgacatggatggagtcaagctttcaggaccttcatttgctgatgtggcatgactcaaaacgagaagaaacagctgcaaacatccattaataataggaacgtggaatgttcaaagtatgaatcaaggaaaattagaaatcatcaaaaatgaaatggataaaCATAGACATCGAagtcataggcattagtgagctgaaatggactggtattggacattttgaatcaatcatacgTCTACTATatcgggaatgacaaattgaagaagaatggcgtcgcattcatcaacaaaaagaacatttcaggatctatcctgagctacaatgctgtctgtgataggataatatccacatgactacaagaaagaccagttaatatgactattattcatatttatacaccaaccactaaggtcaaagatgaagaaattgaagatttttaccaacttctgcagtctgaaattaatcaaacatacaATAAAGAATGTGCAAGTTGGAAAGAAGAAGGCTCTATAGTTGGGAAATActgctttggtgatagaaatgacgctagagatggcatgatagaattttgcaagaccaatgacttcttcattacaaatacctttgttcaacaacatgaacagggaatatacatgtgaacctcaccagatggaacacacgggaatcaaattgactacactggtgcaaagagatgatgaaaaggtcaatatcatcagtcaggataaggccaggggccaactgtgaaaagatcatcaattgctcatatgcaagttcatgttgaaaatgaagaaaattagaacaagtccattagagccaaagtacgactctaagtatatcccacctgaatttagagaccatctcaagaataggtttgatgaggtgaacactaatgaccgaagaccagacgagttgtggaatgacatcaaggacatcatacatgaagaaagcaagaggttattaaaaagagatgaaggaaagaaaagatcaaaatggttgtcagaagagtctctgaaacttgctcttgtatgtcgagtagctaaagcaaaggaaaaaaagatgaagtaaaaagagctgaacagaaaatttcaaagcgcagctcaagaagacaaagtcaagtattataatgaaatgtgcaaacacctggagataaaaaaccaaaagggaagaacatgctcagcatttctcaagctgaaagaagtgaagaaaaactcaagccttgagttgcagtagtgaagggttctatggggaaaatgctgaacgacgcaggaagcatcaaaagaagatggaaggaatacacagaatcactataccaaaaagaattggttgatgttcaaccatttcttaaggtagcatatgaccaagagccaatggtactgaaggaaaaggtccaagttgcactgaaggcaccgaCAAAAAACAAGACtgcaggaattgacgaaataccaattgaggtgtttcaacaagcgGACGCAgcaatggaagtgctcactcatttatgacaagaaatttggaagacagctagctacctggccaactggctggaagagatccatattggtACCCTTTataaagaaaggtggtccaacagaatgcagaaattgtcgaaaaatatcattaatatcacacacaagtaaaattttgctgaagatcattcgaaagaggctgcagcagtacatccacagggaactgccagaaattcacgccggattcagaagaggatgtggaacaagggatatctttgccgatgtcagatggatcatggctgaaagatgtttacctgtgttttattgacgctGCAAAAGCATTCAGCTacgtgcatcataacaaattatggataacatagcaaagaacgggaattctagaacacttaattgtgctcatgaggaacctgtacttagaccaagaggcagttgttcaagtagaacaaggggatactactgtgtggtttaaaatcaggaaagctgtgcgtcatgggtgtatcctttcaccatacttatccgatctgtatgctgagcaaataaatccgagaagctggactatatgaaggagaaagctgcatcagggttggaggaagactcactaacaacttgcgttatgcagatgacacaaacttgcttgctgaaaatgaagaggacttgaagcacttactgatgaagatcaacaactaaagccttcagtatggattacacctcgacagaaagaaaacaaaaatcctcacaactggaccaataagcaacatcatggtaaacggagaaaagattgaagttaacaatttcatttcacttggatccacaatcaatgcccatggaaacagctgtcaagaaatgaaacaatatattgtatcaggcaaatctgccacaaagacttctttcaagtgtaagcaaaggtgtcactttgggtaataaggtacacctgacccaagccatggtttttcaatTGTCTCAAATGCACACTGAAgtggacaaagaataaaaaagaccaaagtagaattgctgcctttgaattatggtgttggtaaggaatattgaatataccatggaccaccagaagaatgaactaatctgtgttggaagaagcaaagccagaatgccccttagaagcaaggatggtgagacttcatctcttgtactttggacatgttatcaggagggaccagtccctggagaaggacttcgtgctcgtaaagtagagagtcagcagaaaagaggaagaccctcaaggagttggattgacacagtggctgcaacattgggctcaagcataacaatgatcgtgaggatggtgcaggaccagaagggtttcattctgctgtatatagggtcgctgtgagtcggaaatgacaggagggcacctaacaaaaacaacctgtGTGCCCCTCCCCCGACACCTTCCTCATTCCTGAGAGAATCAAACTTATAAATCTGCCAGTCAAATGGGTGACCAGTGACATCTTGTGTATCCTGAAGTTCCCCAAATGGTAGTCAAGTTGAGCTTTTCTTCATGTGTTTACTGATCACTTGCATTTCCTGGATGGTGAATTGCCAATTCCTAGCCTTTGACCAtatttcaattggatttgaccaTATTTCAATTggattatgtcttttttttttttttgtaggactctgaaaaaaaaaatttttttttttttttttgtaactttgtGAGGGTAAGAGCCATGTCTTATAGGTGCCTCtggtacatttttaaaaaaagttgctgttgagtcaattccaattcatggtgaccccatgtgtgtcgaagCACATcagtactccgtagggttttcagcggctgattttttggaaggggatcaccaggcctttcttctgaagtgcctttgggtggacttgaacctccaactttttggttagcagccaaacttaactgtttgcacaacccaaGAACTCCCAGCTAGAAATTAGTTTAAAGGGCTCCCTGTGGGCTAAAGAGTCGGGAAAGTGGGCCCTATATGAgcagaagaaggagccctggtggcacagtggttaaaagcttgattgctaactcaaaggtccataatttgaacctaccagccattgcatgggaggaagatgcagcagtctgcttccataaagattacagcctttgaaaccctattgggcagtcgTACTCTGGGGAGAAGCAGCTTTCAGGTACAGAGCTTCACTAACAAAGAGCTCCTTGGTGAAAGGAGGTAGCCTTTCCTCCCTGCAGATGTCCGGGTGCTTGGTTGCCCCCTCCACCGCCACCCTTGTGAGGCGCTATTGCACCATGATGTGCCCTGGCCCTCctcaaattttttgccacctctccATTGGCCCTGCCGTCGCTGCTGCTTTTATATAGGCTCTCTGTATGGGTGTGGACTGTTCTCATAGGGTCCACTGTCTTTCTctcatctctctccctccttcgTGTTCTCAGGGCTGCCTCCAGAGCGCTCTGCAAACCGTTGCCGGGTACTGTGCCCCCAGAACAAACGCAGACTCTGAGGGGCACCCAGGACTCTTGCCCCTGCTaatttccatttcctcctctgccTCTCCTATCTGTAACCCTCCCTCACCTGGCGCTTCCCTGGTCCCTGCTGGGAaaactctctctccctttctcctggCAACTTGTCCTGGTCTTTCAAGACTTGGTCTGAGCGATACTTACCCTAGGAAGCCTTCCTAGGTTGGGTGGCCCTTCCTCTGGCTTTCCTCTTCCTTGTCACAAATCACCCTGTATTGCCATCAGGGGCAACTTACCAGTGGACACAAGAGGCACGGTGCCTAGAGCACACCACACTTTTAGGGGCTCATGAGAATGgttcaatttattttaaaatcagaaggGGGAGAAAAGAAAACTTTAAGGATCAAAGAAAGCATgttaattttttccccccaataaggaaaaacaaagaaatgtgtAGGGCCTACAAAAATACATTAAATTATataatctctctctatattttttaatacagAAAGTTGCCCACTATGGCAGAAGTGCTGAGGCccaatgaaaaaccaaaaacccattgccgtccagttggttccgactcatggcaaccccgtaggccagagcagagcttccccaaacggtttccaaggagtgcctggtggatctgaactgctcaccttttggttagcagctgtaggttttaaccactataccacaagGGTCCAGGAAAGTCATAATTCAGCCCTGACTACAACCATTTCCCCCTTTCACCAGTGGAATGGGGCTGCAGGTGAAGGCAGGAGCTGTGTTATGTCATTTGTAACCCCTTCATGCCCAGCTCAGTCCCTGGCGCTCAGGCCGGGCTCAGCAAATGCTtcctgagtaaatgaatgaatgtacgGCCTTGGGTGAGACATTTGACTCTGTGAGCCTCCACTTCTTCATCTGAAGCTCTTGGTTCATGGAGTTACTTACTGTGAGAGGATCAAATGATGAAAGCTTTGGAATTGTGGAGCTTGGGGGCATTCCTGAGGCTAAGCTGGCTGTGGGACAGTAGGGGAGGGTCAGAGATTGTTAAAAATAGATTCAGGTGACTCTGATGCCTCTCTTTGGATAACTAATAAATGTAtcctatttatatttatatacatggaaaccctggtggcgtagtggttaagtgctatagctgttgaccaaaaggtaggcagttcgaatctaccaggcactccttgggaactctatggggcagttctactttgtcctatagggttgttatgagttgaaatcgacttgatggcaacgggttttgtttttggcatTTACATACATgtgagggcattggtggttcactgGTCCAATTCTTAACTccccatgcgggagacctgggtttctTTACTGCTCAGTGTGCCTCACGCACTGCCACTACCCATTTGTCAGCGGAGGCTTTgtgttgttgctatgatgctgaacaggttttagcagtttctaggttaagacagactagaaagaaaggcttgacgatctacttctgaaaatcagccaatgaaaatcctatgaaagATCCCACCTGCAACGGATCACGGGCACGGGATTGCCCTGAGTCAGGAGCCAATTCAACAGAGCTTACAACACTCATACACGTACAGAAAAAGTACTGGAAGGACTATACCGAATTGTCCCACAGAGGTGGGCCTGGTGCTTGGGTTACCTTTGTAATTAGAAACTCAACTAAAGTAACAGGCCCCTCAACCCTAGAGGAACTggcttctttttgttcttttttagtgcaaagtgctttattatttttaaatttttattttgttgtttttgctgagaatatacacagcaaaacatatgccaattcaaccgtttctacgtgcgcaattcagtgactttgattacattcttcaagttgtgcgaccattttcaccctccctttctgagtttttcctccctcactaacataaactcactgctccccaaggttcctatctcatctttctagttgctgttgtcaatttgatcccatatagatagttcttaagagagTGTAATGCTCTAGGCAGACATTTTTcactacttaagctaaactactgcttggttttaagaagacttcaagggatatttttggtttaaggtttaaagattatctcagggcaaggaATAGGTTTATTTCACTGAAGGTTACTGAGCTCTTTTAGCCTTGCTTTTTTAACCATACTTAAAAGCATTTGAGGGCCAGGCCAAGTCTGCATCTTATTTTCCCTTTGTAGCCCTGGTCCTGGCACAGGTTAAGGACATAATGAGTGAATGAAACACCCATCTCCTGGTTCTTGTTATACGCCCCACCCAGCACCCCATCAGCACCACCAACTGTGGCCCCAGGGACCTCAAGGTGGGTGAAAGAACTGCACCTTCTCCCTGAGTGTAAGGCCAACAGCCGAGAGAGCACAGCTGTGAGGCAGAGACTCAGTTTACCCAAGATGACATCTCCTGCAGGTCACCATGAGGACCCAGGAGGAGGTGGGAAAACATCTCCCAAGGTGACATACACTTAAGAAAGCTtagttcctgtcccctcctcatAAACACTTCGAGGACAGGCTTCTTGTATTGCAAGTAATTTAATATTTCCCATGGCTCCCAAACAGCTGGaattgtttcctttttaaaagcCGTGGGTGCCCGCTAAGTCACAAAAACAATCAGCATCGgtcttgtctgttttgttcactgccgtATGCCCAGTGCCAGCACCCgtggctggcacacagtaggtgttaaGTGAACCAATCTATCCACCGCGACTTCGTTAACCGATTGCTACGCCGGTGAAGAGAATAAACCCCACCCCTAGATAACAGGACCCTGCATGGCCTCCCGCACCCTGTAATTTGGATCTCCAGGAATTGCCTTTGTTGTGGGCGACCAACCGCAGGCACAGCCAGCACCTGCTCCTCCAGCCGTTCCGCACCCCCGGCTGCCGCGTGGGCTCCCTTCCTCTCCGCTTCCCCGGAGCTGGGGTCCCCAGGGCGCCGCGGGATTCACAGTCAGGGTCCGCCCAGGCGCTTCCAGGCCGTGGCAGCGCGCGTCCCCAGGTGCCCAACACCCCGCCGAGGCCAGCGTTTTTCGCTGCCTCGGGCCAAGCGGGGGTCTGGGGTTGCGTCAAGGGCTTCGTCTGGCACCCACTGGCCTGCGGGGGCAGGAGCCTGAGTCACAGCCGCGCACGCCCAACCTCCAGGCTTCCAGCCCGGGGCCACCTCGCCTCGCAGCGTCGGGCCCCAGCGCAGCCCCCTCTCCCGCCCGAGTCCCGGCGGCCGAGGCCCCCGCCCCCGGCCGGCTCCGGGAGCCTCGCCCGTCCGACCCTCCAATGGAGAAGCCGAGCTCCCCGCGCTGCCGGGCGGCTCCCGCGGGAGGGGGCGCGGCCGCCCCCGCGGCTCCACCCTCTCGGCGGGGCGCAGCCAGCTGGGGCCCCTGCCAGTCGCGTCCGCTCCGGGGCCCGGGCCGAGCTCGCGCGGAAGGAGGGCGCAGTGGCAGGGACCCGGCCTCCCCGGCTCCGCACCAGGCGCTTCCCTGCCAGGGCGGTGCGGGGAGCTGGGCGCTGAGATGCCCCGAGGGGGCGGTGGCTGCGCGCTGAGCCTTGGTTGAAACGCGTCGCTGTGGACACGGGCGCCCCTAGGCACCTCGGCGACCCTGCGGGAACCGGGACTGGAGGCCCGGGGGCAGGGGTGCGGACCCGCAAGGGGGGTGAGGTCCGCGCTTCTGGAGGCCGCGGCGGGCGCGGACTGCGGAGCCTCGGCCGGGCTCGGCGCCTCCTGCCTCTCCCTCCGAGCCCCCCGCAAGCTGGCAGGAGGAAATAGCGCGCGGCCCCTTTAAATTTACCCAGGAGCCCTTAAAGGAGCCCCAGGGGCCCCAGACAGGAATCCCCACCCCGGTCCAGCCCGCGCCGCCGAGCGAGCAGCCAGCCGTCCGTGCGGCCGGCCGCCCGTGCATGCGCCCCGCGCCCCGGGGCCCCGCGCACCGACTGCCCCGCCCGGGCCGCCGCCGGCCCCGCGGCCCCGCGCCCCGCCGCCCCGGGGCCCCGCTCCGCAGCGCAGCGCATGGAGCCTGGCGGGGACCACCGGAGCCGGAGCGGCGGCGGCAGGGGCGGCCCCGGGCCAACAGGGGCCTCGGCACGGGGCCGACGGCTGCCACCCGCCGGCTCGGGCGGCGGCGCGGAGCCCGAGGAGGAAGACAGCGGTAAGAGCTGGGGCCGGCGGCCCTGGCGGGGGCCCCggcgtgggggaggggagggctgcGGCTCTGGGCTCCGGGCCCCTCTCCGCCGCCGAACAAAGCGGGGGACGCGGGCAGGGCGGCCGGGGGCGCCACCTGGCGGGCGCGGATAGCGGCTGCAGGGCCAGCGGGGAGCCCCTCGCCCAGCTCCCGAGGCGGCCGCGGGGCTCGGGTGATCCCCTCCCCCTTAAAGGGCCCCCCGGCGCCCCGCCTTGGGGGCCAGGCCAGAGGGGCCCCAGAGGGCCGGGCCAAGCGCAGTGGGGCGCGTGTTCTAGGCTGCTGGACTTGGGCCCCGCCGGTTCCTCTTTCAGACACCCAGGTGATCTCTCTAATCTGGCTGTCTCTTAGAAGTCTGCGCAGGCCACGGGTCCCCCTCGGGGGCTTTCCCCCAGAGGAGCTGAGCTCGCAACTCCGCTGCTTTAAATCGGGTTGCCCCTGGTCTTGtggcctttttctttctccccacGTTCTCTGGTGAAAAAgcacaggtttctttttttttttttttttgggcctgGGGGTCCGCCACCACCTTCCTCCACGACGGGCAGTTTTTAAAGGGTTGGACTCGCCCACAAAGACAGACTCCCTTCTGCCGTTATCTCTTCCctgatcagaatttttttttttttgcccagtgtGTTAGCGCAGCCAGTCCTCCTCGTTCGCTGTCACAGGACTGTTGTCTCATTTCACTGCCTTCAGACCGGTGAAGGTTCTGTGCAGGCCAGGGAGAATCTCCGCGCTCCCCTCCCCTCCGGGGGCAGAAACTCCCTGTCcccttttgtttttaaagaatctCAGCTCCTCCCCTTTATTCGGCTCTTAAAGGGCCAGGCCACCTTAGACTAGCAGGGATCCAGCGCTGGAAGGATGCTTAGAGACCATCTAGCGCCCGTGCCTTTGCAGACAAAGACGCTGAGGCCCGGAGAGCAGACGTGACCTACCAAGGGTCACAGAGCAAGTTACCAGTGAAACCAGCCCCCGAACCCAGGTCTCTAACTCTGAAGCCAGTGCTTTTTCTATGaatttactttaaaaagaaaaaaaaaagtgacaggaGCCTTCTCTGATCTTGTCTTTTGTCTCCCTGACTCTAGGATTCTCCACTGGGAGAATGCCCAGAACTTGCCCATTTAGTCTATGTAGCCAGGacaccattttaaaaataaaatagggtCCTAACCTTAGGGGGGTGAGGGGCTGCTGGGGGTTGGTCTCTGTCTGGCAAAGGGAAGCAAGACTGGGTTAGTGGGCCTTGCCCAGCCCTTCTGATTGCTGGGCGGTGGCCAGCTCTCTGCCAAGAGCAAAAAATAAATCCCCAGGAAGACTTAATGGGCTCCAGTGGGGTGGTGGCCACTCCCTGCCGCAGTATCTTCAGCAGCCACTCTGGTGGCCTTCCTGCTGTCCCCTTCCAGGGTCGTTGGCTCTCCCAGACATCAGGGAACACAAGGTCTAATAGACTTTTACCTGGAAATATTGACAGCTTTGTCATGGGGACCCTCCCATGGTCATCTATATATGGGTGAACTGACAATGCTTAGCACCTGCCCTGCAAAATGGAACTCTCAGGAGGCTGCATATGAGGCATTATTGGGAAAAGGGAGGCAACTTTTGGGTGGGGCCCTCCTGGCTGGGGCCCCAGGCAGGTGGGTCCTGAGTGCAGCCTTGGATGCAGACAGATGCCCCCTTTGTTCCTCTCACCCCACTGCCTGCTCTGGCTGTAACCGCCCAGCATACTGCTCTCCTGGCTTCACCCCTACAGCTGTCTTCCAGAAAGGGCCCCTTACAGAGCCTGCGGCCTCCTTGGCCCTcaccttattttttaaaaagtcgaGCCAGTCCCTCACAGTGCCCTGCATCCTTTTGTTCTTGGTTCTCTCTTAAAGGGGCCGAGGTCTTTGTAAAGGGCCAATGTTGTGACTCTCTGCCTGTCCCACCTCTTTTATTGCTGTCTTTATCCCTCTCCTGCCCTTGAGCAGCCCCTTTCTCAGGCTACAAAATAAAAGTCTTGGGTTCTTTCCTAGGAATTTGGGGATTGAAAAATTGTCTCCCTTTCCCCCTCTTCAGGGCAAGATCTGCAGCTGGAAGGGGGTGCCTTGGGGTCCTGGGGAAGTGCCCCCCTGTCCTCCAGGGCCAGGGGACCAGCATCGTCAGGCAGGAAATACTCAGACCACTGTGAGGCCCGGGCCTCAAGGCCTGGAAAGAGCCGCATCCCCGGCCGTGACCACCGGCGCTACTACCATGACCACTGGAGGCTGGAGTACCTGATGGATTTCAACCCTGCCCGGCACGGCATGGTGTGCATGGTGTGCGGCAGCTCCCTGGCCACCCTCAAGCTCAGCACCATCAAGCGGCATATCCGCCAAAAGCACCCCTACTCGCTGCACTGGAGTCCCCGAGAGAAGGAAGTCATCAGCAACAGCTGGGATGCCCACCTGGGGCTGGGGGCCTGTGGAGAGGCCGATGGCCTTGGAGCCcagggggcggaggaggaggaggaggaagaggaagaggaggaagagggggcCAGCCTCCCAGCTTGTCAGCCCAAGGGCCCAGGTAACGAAGAGCATGGAGAGGCAGGGGCCTGGGTAGCCGAAGGGGCCAAGTGGAAAGCCCTGGATTCTCTGCCAACTAGCCAATTTTCATGAGCAAGTTACTGTGCTCCTCCTCTGGGTGGGGCCTGCTTAACTATTGCCCTGTATAATAGTGGGGGAGGGACAGTGGGGCGAGGGGCTCTCCAGTGTCCCTGACAGCTTTGGCATTCTGTGGTTTTAGAAGAAGGATGGAGGGGAGTAGAGGTTGGGGAGATTGGCTGATGGTGTGGGGAGGCCAGACTGGGGTCAGTGAGGGATCATGAGGTGTTGGGAAGGTGTGGCTGACAGTCTAGTCCAGAGATGGGGATATAGGCTGGTTCTGGGGAGGGGGGACTTGGGGTTTGTGTGCAAGGTTTGGGGAGATGGAGAAGTTTAGGACTtgagggaagaggaagaaaaaggcaGAGGTTCAGGGGCAGAGTCAGAGAGCCAAGTGAGAGAGAGGCTCGAAGAGGACCTGGCTGTGGTGGTGGGGCCCGAAAGGGCCAGCATCTcagttccttccctccctccaacctttcaggcaAAGCCCCAGCTGGTGGGGGTGGCCGGCGCCAGCGGAGAGGGGGCCCAGTGGCACCCCGGGCTCGGCGTCGGGCCTCCCGGAGGGCCGGGGGCAGCAGGGGGCTAGGGGCCCGGCGCCTGGACCGGAGGCTGAAGGAGTCCCTGCAGAACTGGTTCCGGGCTGAGTGTCTCATGGACTATGACCCGCGGGGGAACCGGCTGGTGTGCATGGCCTGTGGCCGGGCACTGCCCAGCCTGCACCTGGACGACATCCGTGCCCACGTGCTGGAGGTGCACCCCAGCTCCCTGGGGCTCAGCGGCCCCCAGCGCAGCGCCCTGCTGCAGGCCTGGGGTGGTCAGTCCGAGGTGCTGCCTGAGTTGACCCAGCCCCCACCAGGTGCGAGGCCGTGTCAGAGCGGAGACCCCCTCATATCAGGGCTGCAAAGTGGGGGTCTGTGGCCAAAACCAGGTGCCAGGGACTCCCGGCTGAGAGCCAGGAAGTCAACCCCTCGCACGCACGCACAGACACTGGGGCCTCTAGTTTGGGGCTGGGGTGAGGAGCAAGGGACCCCCCCCCCAGCATGGGTAAGGGCAACCCAGCCAGCAGGCTGAGCCCCTCTCCGTCACCCCTTCCCCAGCAGACGACAACCTCGTCCCCCAGGACCTGACCAG from the Loxodonta africana isolate mLoxAfr1 chromosome 7, mLoxAfr1.hap2, whole genome shotgun sequence genome contains:
- the ZFTA gene encoding zinc finger translocation-associated protein, with protein sequence MEPGGDHRSRSGGGRGGPGPTGASARGRRLPPAGSGGGAEPEEEDSGQDLQLEGGALGSWGSAPLSSRARGPASSGRKYSDHCEARASRPGKSRIPGRDHRRYYHDHWRLEYLMDFNPARHGMVCMVCGSSLATLKLSTIKRHIRQKHPYSLHWSPREKEVISNSWDAHLGLGACGEADGLGAQGAEEEEEEEEEEEEGASLPACQPKGPGKAPAGGGGRRQRRGGPVAPRARRRASRRAGGSRGLGARRLDRRLKESLQNWFRAECLMDYDPRGNRLVCMACGRALPSLHLDDIRAHVLEVHPSSLGLSGPQRSALLQAWGGQSEVLPELTQPPPDDNLVPQDLTRKSQDSAPAARAPSSRDLSPPDVKEEAAWVPESPGPAEEEEEQEEGERAGVPGRQPRGRDHRRHYQERWRLEYLMEFDGGRRGLVCMVCGGALASLKMSTIKRHIRQRHPGSTRLSGPVKALIAQEWSEKAAHLLALGLPCPESPRSPAAPSTASANEQGGAEEEEEQEEEEWWGDVPLSPGEPSERPAEEEEDEEDGAEPGGLAFPPLPPPPPPPPPPPPPPPRSREQRRNYQPRWRGEYLMDYDGSRRGLVCMVCGGALATLKVSTIKRHILQVHPFSMDFTPEERQTILEAYEEAALRCYGHEGFGPPAPAPRDSSADLKPGAVCRA